The window TAGAACCCTGCGAAGTCTTCGAGCACCCCTACGTCTATGTTGGCTGGGGGCTTAAGAAGAACTTCCTGCTTTCTGATCTCGATGTGGAGGCATTCGAGACGGCGGTTGTCGGATTGATCGAGAAGTTCGAGGCCGACGGCATTGGCGTAGCGGACGAAGACTGGGAGTTTGAAGATGGAGGCAGCCCCGTCATGGTCGGTACTCAGACCCAAGCGTACAGACTGCGCGAGGGAATCGAGCGCTTTTTCATCTCCGACATCAATAATCCGGCGGCGAGTTCCCAGGCACAATCTGAATTGCCGGTCATGTGGGACGAAATCAGCGGCGACGAAGCCAGCCATTTCAACCATGTTCCGGGGGGCTGCAACGTGCTGTACATGGACGGACACGTGAGCTTTGTTCGCTACACACCCAACAATCTCAGCGACTTCCCGGTCAACCTAGGCGGGGCGGTCTTGCATGAAGCGACGCATGGCCTTAACCACAGCCACTAACGAACCGCATGTCAGACTTGAGGAAGGGGGCGCCAAGCTCCCTTCCTCACTCTTCTCTCGCTTGAGAGCGAGACTGGCAGTAACCTGAAAATATCCCTCGTATGGAGTCGCAATTCGCCCCATCCTCTGATATAGTTACCGTATGCTGAGCCGAGGCTGCTCTCGGGCTTTCTCGGTGGGCAGTGCAAGGCCGCAAATCCGAAGATCGCACGTATGAGGTATCTATGAGGAATCACCGGTCGCAGTTTCTGGGTCTTTTGTGCTTCCTGACCCTGACGGCATTGCTGTTGTCGAACGGGTTCGTGGCACGAATCCGGGCGCAAGAGAAGGTCGACGTTTTCGAGCAGATTAACCCGATAGGGGTCGTGCTTGAAGAGATTATGAAGAACTACGTCGAGGAGCCGGACATCGACAAGGTGGTCGAAGGCGCCCTCACGGGTATGATGAACTCCCTCGACGACCACAGTTCCTATATTCCCCCAACGATTTACGAACAAATCATCGACGACACGGAAGGGGAATTCGACGGTATCGGCATCAAGATCCAGTTGGATGAGGATAAGAACATCTCTGTCTTCCAGCCGATGGCCGGATCGCCCGCCGCGAAGGCCGGCATGATGGGCGGCGACCTCTTGCTGAAGATCGACGATATCTCGACCAAGGGCATGAGCTTGGATGAGGCTGCCAAGCTTATCCGCGGACCTCGCGGGACGATTGTGCACCTGAAAGTGCTGCGCCGCTCCGAGGATGAGAACACGCCCCCGCAATTCTTGGACCTGGACGTAACCCGCGACAAGATCCCCCTGGAGAGTATCCTTGAGTCGCGCGTTCTTGAAGGCGGGATTGGCTACATTCGCGTCAGCGATTTCAAGAAGACCACGGCGCATGAACTGGCCGAGCGTATCGGTACGCTCGAGAAAGAGGGGATGAAGTCCCTCGTGCTCGACTTGCGCTGGAACCCAGGCGGTCTGCTCACGGCGGCGAAGGAAGTCTCGGAGCTGTTCCTCCCGAAGAATTCGCTTGTCACGTACACCAAAGGGCGAGTCGGTGATGACGGCAAGGTGAACGACGAGCTCACGCTGTTCACGGAGAAGGAGCCGGTGCTCCCGATGCAGTTCCCGATCATCATCCTGGTCAATGACCAGACGGCCAGTTCTTCGGAAATCGTTACGGGTGCGCTTCAGTTCCACAAACGGGCGTTGATCCTGGGCGAGAAGACGTATGGCAAGGGCAGCGTGCAGACCATCATCCCGCTGGCCACGCCCAAGAACAGCGCCCTCAGGTTGACGACCGCGTTGTACTACACGCCGGCGCATGTCACCATCAACAAGCACGGCATTCTGCCGGATATTGAAGACGTCGTGTCCACTGAGGACGCGGTGAAGCTCTATCTGCAAATGCGCGATTCGTTCCGGGATGATCCCGCCAAGCAGAACCAGCAGAACCACGGTGCGGTGACCGGCAACGAGATGAAGGAAGGGGTCGTCGAGGACGAGCAACTGCGGAAAGCGGTCGAGATCCTTAAGGAAGACTCCGTTTGGGAGAACCTGATCGCGAAGTATCATAAGGATACGAAGCTGACGCAGGTTGCGGCGACGCCCGCCGACGCGACGAAGGCCGCGGAAGACCCGAACGTGCAGAACGTCGCTCCGCAAGGCGAGGCTGTTCCTCAGTAATGCGCGTCGACAACCGCCGTAACAATGAGCTGCGCTCAGTAACCATCGAGCGCGGCTATACGAAGCATGCCGCCGGTTCCGTGTTGGTGTCGTTTGGCGATACCCGCGTCTTGTGTACCGCCATGCTTGAGGAGCGCGTGCCTCCGTTTCTCCGCGACACCGGAAAGGGCTGGGTGACCGCCGAGTATGCGATGTTGCCCGCGTCCTCGTCGGAACGGATTTCGCGCGATTCGAACAAGAAGGGCCGCGCGCTCGAGATCAGCCGTCTCATTGGCAGAAGCTTGCGATGTGTCACCGATCTGCAGGCCCTGGGAGAACGCCAAATCATCATCGATTGCGACGTGCTCCAAGCCGACGGCGGTACGCGGACCGCAGCGATCACCGGCGCGTACGTGGCGCTCGACGATGCACTCGAATCGCTCGTCCAGGATCGTAAACTTGCCGTGAAACCGTCCTTGATGCAATGCGCGGCGGTCAGCGTCGGACTTGTCGGCGGGGAACCCCTGTTGGACCTGTGCTACACCGAAGATTCAAGCGCGGAAGTGGACATGAATCTCGTGATGCAGGGCGACGGCCGTTTCATCGAGATCCAGGGCTGTGCCGAGGGTCAAGCCTTTTCTCGAGAGACATTCGACGCGTTTCTCACCTTGGGCGAGCAAGGTATTCGCGAACTGTTCGCGATCCAGAATCGCGCGCTTGGCCGTGCTTAAGCCACTCCTCATAGCGTCGGGCAATACGCACAAGGTCCGCGAGATAGCGGAACTCTTGAACGGCGTGCCTTGGCAGATTGTGGACTTGTCCGCGTATCCGCCGGTCCCCGCGCCCGTTGAAGACGGTCTTACTTTTGAAGAGAACGCCCACCTTAAGGCGGAGTACTATGCACGGGCATTGAACGTGCCGTGCGTTGCCGACGACTCGGGAATCGTCGTGGACGCCCTCGATGGAGCGCCGGGCGTGTTCTCGGCTCGGTTCGCCGGCGAAGGTTGCACGGATGACGACAACAACGTGAAGCTGTTGGGCCTTCTTAAGGACGTCCCCGACGAAGCGCGAACGGCTCGGTTCGTGTGCTGCAGCGTGTTCGTCGATCTCGAAGGCAACACCCACGCCGCGCGCGGCACAGTCGAAGGCAGGATCGATTACACGCCACGCGGCCAGAACGGTTTTGGCTACGACCCGCTGTTTATCCCTGTAGGCTA of the Candidatus Hydrogenedentota bacterium genome contains:
- a CDS encoding S41 family peptidase, which codes for MRNHRSQFLGLLCFLTLTALLLSNGFVARIRAQEKVDVFEQINPIGVVLEEIMKNYVEEPDIDKVVEGALTGMMNSLDDHSSYIPPTIYEQIIDDTEGEFDGIGIKIQLDEDKNISVFQPMAGSPAAKAGMMGGDLLLKIDDISTKGMSLDEAAKLIRGPRGTIVHLKVLRRSEDENTPPQFLDLDVTRDKIPLESILESRVLEGGIGYIRVSDFKKTTAHELAERIGTLEKEGMKSLVLDLRWNPGGLLTAAKEVSELFLPKNSLVTYTKGRVGDDGKVNDELTLFTEKEPVLPMQFPIIILVNDQTASSSEIVTGALQFHKRALILGEKTYGKGSVQTIIPLATPKNSALRLTTALYYTPAHVTINKHGILPDIEDVVSTEDAVKLYLQMRDSFRDDPAKQNQQNHGAVTGNEMKEGVVEDEQLRKAVEILKEDSVWENLIAKYHKDTKLTQVAATPADATKAAEDPNVQNVAPQGEAVPQ
- the rph gene encoding ribonuclease PH encodes the protein MRVDNRRNNELRSVTIERGYTKHAAGSVLVSFGDTRVLCTAMLEERVPPFLRDTGKGWVTAEYAMLPASSSERISRDSNKKGRALEISRLIGRSLRCVTDLQALGERQIIIDCDVLQADGGTRTAAITGAYVALDDALESLVQDRKLAVKPSLMQCAAVSVGLVGGEPLLDLCYTEDSSAEVDMNLVMQGDGRFIEIQGCAEGQAFSRETFDAFLTLGEQGIRELFAIQNRALGRA
- the rdgB gene encoding RdgB/HAM1 family non-canonical purine NTP pyrophosphatase, encoding MLKPLLIASGNTHKVREIAELLNGVPWQIVDLSAYPPVPAPVEDGLTFEENAHLKAEYYARALNVPCVADDSGIVVDALDGAPGVFSARFAGEGCTDDDNNVKLLGLLKDVPDEARTARFVCCSVFVDLEGNTHAARGTVEGRIDYTPRGQNGFGYDPLFIPVGYQQSFGELDASIKARISHRSRAFTQMRDFLAARP